The following DNA comes from Quercus robur chromosome 1, dhQueRobu3.1, whole genome shotgun sequence.
GTTAACCATGTAAAGGAAATAAATTTGACGTTAACCATAATAAATTTGACCCCTTGATCATTCCCCTTCCCAcattttgtttctgttttattttaatcttattACCGAGTGAAATAACATTACCCACTTGGGGATCAATCACATAGAAAATGGGCTCGATGCTCAAGGCTTGCTAACTTCTAATTCATTCTTCAAATGACATTGACGAGGACCAGACACTGCTTTGGATCTTTCTCCCTATCATCCTTTGTCTATGAGTGCCATGTCCCCTTGTGTTCATAGTATCTTCAACTTCTAACTAAAATTACATGACTTTAGTGATGTTACATactgaataaataaaaaagaaatatgctGTCAAACAAGATAATTAACAAGCAAAAACTTTGTTCAAGCTTTACGATTGGCTAAAACAAATCAGTAGTGAATGAAATACAAGCTGTTTATACCATTTGAAGCATTGCAACAAATAAGATTGACAAATGAAGATAGAGAAACACAGCTTACTCAGATATTTATGACAGCAATCCAACAATCTATTGATATTGTCATTATCTGCAAGAAGTTTTCCCTTCATATTATTCTCTACAGCAGAATCCTTTGAAGCAGTCCattgatttaaaatactgattatCCTTCTAACCTGTCACATAGGTCAAGGGAAACAAAAATATTGCAAGACACCGCAGttgagataaataaataaaccaaatgAGCCAAAAGGTACATAAAGTTTCTAAATCCAAATATATGTCATTGTCACTGAAAAAAGCAATGCAAAACAGGATACAGCTGTAGTTCTAGCATTTGATTTTGTGCAAGAGGTGGTCAAGCCCTCGTGTCCTTTGCTTAAGTCATCTGATTGGCAGTCGAGAAGCTCATCTTCAATCAGATCAGATTTGCCTACAAGAACTGAAACATATTGAAATAAACTTGATCTATTCATCTCATTTTCCTGAACTTGAACCAGTATCCTTGCAATAATACTCCAGAGTGCACTCTGTGCTTCTAAATCATCCGAGGCAAAAGGAAACACATCAAGCAGCCCCTGTAAGAATGGAAAATCTGGATGGAACTAAAGTGTCACTTCCAATCATAATAGAAGTtagaaaaattacacaaaagGTGATGacattatggaaaaaaaaattcattacagataacaaacataattttttttttttttttgatagattaatagataacaaacataaataatttacCCTCTGATAGCTCCGAAGCTAAATCAGTTACTTCAGAAAGAATATTTGCAATTAGTACTGCAGCAGTAACACAAGAGTTGGCAACCTACAAAAGAAGTATAAATCAACTCAGAGggcccttcaaaaaaaaatttcgctAATTCTACTTACTGATTTACAATTTTCATGTTTGAagattttttcaagaaaaatcagTATTAATAGGTAGTCACTTCAATTTATATAATGCTTCTTATAGTAGCCATTTAGTATTAATGACAGAAATTTCCAAAGTTTAAAAGAACTGAttgataatttaaatatttgcaACCAACTATCAAAAAATTAACTGGAAAGAATGAAAAGAGACTGCACCACCAATAATTTCATATATCTGGGTATGCTACAAGCCTACAATGTACCTCAACTTTGTCAGGGAGTTTGACCATGTCACAAGCTAGTTTGAAAAGTTCCTTATTTGAacagatttcttgagaatgaccATCTAAAGCAGAAAGAGCTTCAATTGCACGGAAAACCACATCAAGAATTGAGTACCTGAAATTGTATGAAAGTGAAGATCAAACACAAGAACGAAAATAAATTCTGGAAAACAATAGAATACTTGCAGCAAGTCATCTGCATGATTTATCTCACTAAAGCATCAGAGGCAATATAAACCACTTATAGCCATAAATTTCAGAGAGTAGCAGCTATAATTAACAGCTGTCTTGGGTTATAAAATCACATAAGACATTAGAATCTCCTTGATGAAAGTTGAACATCTTTGTTTACTATCACAAAACCATACAATAAACAATGATGAAAGCATCAAAATACTTACTGACCCACGTACCAGCCACTAGACCAAACGACTTAACCCTTTTAAATTAGATAATTATACAACATTCAGTtataaattacaagtaaatATTCTGAGATTTTAGAGCATTACACAATATCTACCTCACTAGAAGTACCAAACGCCTATGTATTAAGGTTCTAGGTCATTAATTGTTGAGCATGTGCCAGAAATTCAATGGCCAGAACCAAGTCATCTAACATGAGCCCCATTGATGTTTATTGACTAATGTGCCATCATGGcatattcaaattattaacaACAATGGCCAGCTGAGGTAAATTACTTGATTATATATATGGTATTAGAAGTTAGTAATTGGACAACcacactcttttttttctttctttcttttttctttttttaaaagagatttattttttgacaaaaacacCAAATTTACCAACACTAGTTCAGATATGTGCCCTTACAAGTTATGGATCTCCAGATCCACAGCTATATTCCTTTAAGGAATAAACAATGACAAGGAAAACTATAAAGATACATTCAACTTGCTTTGACTCATAAGTTACAGCCAATACACAACTCTAAAATCATGTTACTAAAtgtattacctttttttttttttttatatataagtaacataagaaattttattagaaaaactAACTACGTATACTGGAAGTATACTATAGTGGCAGATATCAAGAATCCAGATTACAATGATCAATAAGATCGGGGCgagaaaaacaagaataaaaaggCAAAACTATACTCCAATCAAGGAGAGTACGGAAAAAGAAAGACTTAATGTCAAGAATAGACCGTTCACAATCTTCAAAGTATCTAGCATTCCACTCCCACCATAagcaccaaaacaaaaaatgtggCACAAACCTCCATAAATCTATATTTCATTGTCTACCAAACTTGCCCTACCAAGAAGCCAATAACTCACTAACTTTATATGGCATAACCCAACgtataccaaacaaacaaaaaaccataGACCACAACTCATATGCTataggacaatgaagaagaaggtgatcCACTGATTTCCCACACCTTTTACACATTAAGCATCACTCTAGCACTGAAATATGCCTCTTCCAAATATTACTGCCATTTGGTACACCCGATTCATGTAGCACATGATTATTACTTTGTTTTACTAGTCTAGTATATAATGTGTAATAGCTAAACAAGATAGTAAATCATAAATGTTCCATTTTATAGCATTTATGAAGTGAATTAGTCTACCAAATTCATATTGCATCGCCTAATTGAAAACAGAGTGAAGCCGTACCTTTCAGGTATTCTTTCACTCATTAATTTGCTCATCTCAAAAGTCAAGAGATTAACCAATAAACTTGGTAAACCTAGCTTCATCAAAGGTGGAAGAAGAACATGCAAAACTTCTGGCTGACTTTCGATGATGGCTAATAATAGTCCAACACTCTGTTCAGAAAGGGAAGGCTCTTCAGCAAATGAAAAGTAAGTTTAAGATTTCCAAATGAAGTATTTTCAACTCAGTAATAAAGCATTTACTTACTGTATACTTAAGCAATATTTATCTCTCTAAAGCATTAATTCCAGAAGCAATGAAAAGGGAATATTTAAAGTCTATACGAGGTCTCAAATTATAGTTTTATAATTTAccccaaaacaaataaaactagAAGAGCTAGCTTTTTCTAATCATCCCCAAAAGCTGAATTCGAATGTTAATTAAATTCTCTGTTGTAATTTACAAGTAATATTGTTTTAATCATCTCTGATTGGACATCATATGGAGTGAAATGCTTATAACACCAAAGATCAAAGTCTTTTTGACAATCTTATAAAAAGCTCACAAACTTTAATAGACACAAGAATTCAAGAATTTCCTTTTTTCGTAAGTACAAGAattcaagaattttaaaaataataaaatcagaGAATATGATAAACCCTGATTGTATACTaccaaaaacattttcaaaaacaaggaGGTTCTAACTGCTTATTGAGTTTGAATATAACAATAACTGGTGAATAAAAATACCAAGATAACACTTTAGGCCAAGAAGACTACAATAAATTTAACACTTTCTAAAAGGTAAAAGTATCTCTTTTAAGAAAATCTTTTACTAAAGCTTTTCCAACATTCCTAAAGTTTATTTCACTGCAATCGATGCTTAGTTGTGTTGAACAGTGCTGAGTATTAAATTCCTTTTGTCAACAATCCATTGAATAAGCCAGCCCTCTTGCCAAGTTAGTAGACTTCCATTATATAAGCTCTTTTAAAAAGATTatctttctctgttttttttttttttttttttttttttttttttttttttttttttttaaatcatatcaAATCATTTAAATAGTTATTATAACCAAAATcttcctaaaactaaaaaatttcttcattccTAAAATTATTCAACCAATTAGTCCTCTTTGGAAGCATGAAGCCCCAATCCCTAAAATGAGTTTGATAAAGGATCTATCAACTCCATAGTTGGTTTCAGATCCTTATCGCTGCAACTGCAACTCAATGTTATTCACTTTCTCTGAGATTGGTACTCACTACCACAAAATATCACCACAAGCACCAATCAAAATGAGAGCTgatcattaaaaattaaaggtaTTTCCTTGAGCTGAAAGCTTGTTACCTTTTCAACAAGCTGGAGATTTAGAGTATTTTCCACAATCCATAAAATATGGTATATAACATGTTCAGACTGCAATGCTTCAGCCCATGTAATGCATTCACTACTTTGAATACCCAAAGATAACAACCTGCATCAAAATATTAACCACAGGAGAAGTATGAAACAAACAGAATATTTTACATGCAGATCTGTATAAGACACTGCCCTACAATATTACAAGGTATGATTAATAACTTGAGCATCATCACTAAATTCACAATATGGAAAGAAGTATAATGTGTGTAGTTGGACATATGAAATTTTCTATGACATGAGTGATGCAACAAGCAAGAAGAGAGTCAGACACAGACACTTTACATGGGGGaggatgagaaagaaaaaacatttcaaGAAAATGAGTATTTcctttcaacaaataaaaaaataaatatttaaattctatttttatttgtaattacGAATGCACCCAATTGATTTTGAACCCCAccacctcaccctccaccttgcaCTTCATAAGGGGAGAAGGttccatttgagctagagctaaTTGCCTTCaccagcccccccccccccccccccacactcCCCccaatttgcaatttttttccaGAAGAAACAATGAACACCAAGAAAAAGAACATGAGCACAATAATTTTCAAGAGAGGCATAATGACTTTCATGCACCCGGGCTACAAGTTTAAACTTGATAGGGTAGAAAGCAAGGATAATTACTACTTCATATCACAATGAAATAAAACATTCTGGCACAAAATATATAAGTTGATACCAAATATGATATCAAATccaaaatctgaaaaattaaataaaataactgcAGGAATCACAAGTGGCTAAAAATATATTACCGGCAAGCTTCAGAAAGGCACTGAGAATCTTCTAAGAATAGTTGATCCACAACTATCTCAATCAATCTATTTGTAGAAACTATATGCTTCAACAGAGCTTCATGGCAGGCAAGGTTTCCAATAATTCCAAGGCTAATTTCCTGAAGCATGAAACTGAATCATTTTCACACGAAAGAATTCTTCAAAACCTCTAGGTTCCCAGTTCATCCATATACAAAA
Coding sequences within:
- the LOC126722540 gene encoding uncharacterized protein LOC126722540 isoform X2 produces the protein MSVDSEPAHLEQEEEVEEEVDAPAHHPYAPPDELFDISTTVDPSYIISLIRKLLPTDASNNGNSHGFDVCIGQVANTDHVEGSAASVSGQEVSNLSDHKSESMDIVEDCGKHAQLEEEDEESCHRFDRPSVSAGEEAWEECGCILWDLAASKANAELMVQNLILEVLSANLMVSQSVRVKEISLGIIGNLACHEALLKHIVSTNRLIEIVVDQLFLEDSQCLSEACRLLSLGIQSSECITWAEALQSEHVIYHILWIVENTLNLQLVEKSVGLLLAIIESQPEVLHVLLPPLMKLGLPSLLVNLLTFEMSKLMSERIPERYSILDVVFRAIEALSALDGHSQEICSNKELFKLACDMVKLPDKVEVANSCVTAAVLIANILSEVTDLASELSEDFPFLQGLLDVFPFASDDLEAQSALWSIIARILVQVQENEMNRSSLFQYVSVLVGKSDLIEDELLDCQSDDLSKGHEGLTTSCTKSNARTTAVRRIISILNQWTASKDSAVENNMKGKLLADNDNINRLLDCCHKYLIRS
- the LOC126722540 gene encoding uncharacterized protein LOC126722540 isoform X1, producing MSVDSEPAHLEQEEEVEEEVDAPAHHPYAPPDELFDISTTVDPSYIISLIRKLLPTDASNNGNSHGFDVCIGQVANTDHVEGSAASVSGQEVSNLSDHKSESMDIVEDCGKHAQLEEEDEESCHRFDRPSVSAGEEAWEECGCILWDLAASKANAELMVQNLILEVLSANLMVSQSVRVKEISLGIIGNLACHEALLKHIVSTNRLIEIVVDQLFLEDSQCLSEACRLLSLGIQSSECITWAEALQSEHVIYHILWIVENTLNLQLVEKSVGLLLAIIESQPEVLHVLLPPLMKLGLPSLLVNLLTFEMSKLMSERIPERYSILDVVFRAIEALSALDGHSQEICSNKELFKLACDMVKLPDKVEVANSCVTAAVLIANILSEVTDLASELSEDFPFLQGLLDVFPFASDDLEAQSALWSIIARILVQVQENEMNRSSLFQYVSVLVGKSDLIEDELLDCQSDDLSKGHEGLTTSCTKSNARTTAVRRIISILNQWTASKDSAVENNMKGKLLADNDNINRLLDCCHKYLNSLHHALGNNLS